The following are encoded in a window of Nostoc sp. UHCC 0302 genomic DNA:
- the cas4 gene encoding CRISPR-associated protein Cas4 produces MNDTDYISIAALNQYAYCSHRCWRMFCAGEFIDNQYTIEGTSLHERVHTVGEANREQTWQIRAIWLKSDKYKLIGKSDLIESENGEWYPVEYKRGRKSEWDNDELQVCAQALCLEEMTGQSISTGYIYYAHSHQRQLVEISEQLRQSAIATIEAVQALLLTGAMPKAIKSKRCDGCSLYSHCLPQAVEKVGRYKEAS; encoded by the coding sequence ATGAATGACACTGATTATATTTCTATCGCAGCCTTAAATCAATATGCTTACTGTTCACATCGCTGCTGGCGAATGTTTTGTGCAGGCGAGTTTATTGATAACCAATACACAATAGAAGGTACAAGTTTACATGAGCGAGTTCATACAGTTGGAGAAGCAAATCGGGAACAGACTTGGCAAATCAGAGCAATTTGGTTGAAATCAGATAAATATAAGCTGATTGGCAAGTCAGACTTAATTGAATCAGAAAATGGAGAGTGGTATCCAGTAGAGTACAAACGGGGACGTAAAAGCGAGTGGGACAATGATGAATTGCAAGTCTGCGCTCAAGCCTTATGTTTAGAAGAAATGACGGGTCAATCAATTAGTACTGGTTACATTTACTATGCACACTCTCACCAACGCCAACTAGTTGAAATTTCAGAACAATTGCGCCAGAGTGCGATCGCGACTATTGAAGCTGTTCAAGCATTGCTATTAACAGGTGCAATGCCAAAAGCCATTAAAAGTAAGCGTTGTGATGGATGCAGTCTATATTCACATTGCCTGCCACAAGCTGTGGAAAAAGTAGGACGCTATAAAGAAGCTAGTTAA
- a CDS encoding HU family DNA-binding protein: MNKGELVDAVAAKANVTKKQADEIISAFLEAVTEAVANGEKVTLVGFGSFERRERSEREGRNPKTNEPMTIPATKVPAFSAGKLFKEKVAP; encoded by the coding sequence ATGAACAAAGGCGAATTAGTGGATGCTGTAGCAGCGAAGGCCAACGTCACAAAGAAGCAAGCTGATGAAATCATCAGTGCTTTTTTAGAAGCCGTGACCGAGGCTGTAGCAAATGGAGAGAAGGTAACGCTCGTTGGCTTTGGCTCATTTGAGCGACGCGAACGCTCCGAACGCGAGGGGCGTAATCCCAAAACCAATGAGCCAATGACTATCCCGGCTACCAAAGTACCTGCGTTTTCTGCTGGGAAGCTGTTCAAAGAAAAAGTAGCACCATAG
- the cas7d gene encoding type I-D CRISPR-associated protein Cas7/Csc2, whose translation MSLEKLNKVIADGYENFPKGRFISLVVLRTTHSETIFRTEGSGEPMSSEFVQAGLTNETIIPRLVMTKRKQIAPERRYGREFLRSHNLLYTKTVKEQGEIICSLNTNKPCEMCIDCFLYGFAAGGGGAQKSRIWTEDAFSVLPANDILGIRTINAIYENGTMRLKRAEDTKASQSLVPDGEYIKPGVHFLDVVTLKDVTADELRYVIGNILFTSRYGAVSSRVGRMENQILGIFGSITELPSSLELVQATYDALGDEPVEHPLNINRVIRISKQVITHWENRRGVSVQLSDEELTNLITDVETQWSEDQRDTFLKRLSQSYEPFRQVTPEKNTEKSKGKGKGKNTPVEVEI comes from the coding sequence ATGTCACTTGAAAAACTTAACAAAGTTATTGCTGATGGTTACGAAAACTTCCCTAAAGGTAGGTTTATTTCTTTAGTAGTTTTGAGAACAACTCATTCTGAAACAATCTTTCGTACGGAAGGTTCTGGTGAACCAATGTCTAGCGAGTTTGTACAAGCTGGATTAACTAATGAAACTATTATTCCTCGGTTAGTGATGACGAAGCGCAAACAAATAGCACCAGAACGTAGATACGGACGCGAATTTTTACGATCACATAATCTTCTATACACCAAAACAGTTAAGGAACAGGGAGAGATTATCTGTTCATTGAACACAAATAAGCCTTGCGAAATGTGTATAGATTGTTTCCTCTACGGTTTTGCTGCTGGTGGTGGTGGCGCACAGAAAAGTCGCATTTGGACTGAAGATGCTTTTAGTGTTTTACCTGCTAACGATATTTTAGGCATTCGGACAATAAACGCAATATATGAAAATGGTACGATGCGTTTAAAAAGAGCAGAAGATACAAAGGCATCACAATCTCTTGTACCAGATGGCGAATACATCAAACCAGGAGTTCATTTTTTAGATGTAGTAACTCTGAAAGATGTAACTGCGGATGAACTGCGTTATGTCATTGGAAATATTCTTTTTACCAGTCGTTATGGTGCTGTTTCCAGTCGTGTAGGAAGAATGGAAAATCAAATATTAGGTATTTTTGGCAGTATTACAGAATTGCCTAGTTCTTTGGAACTTGTACAAGCAACCTATGATGCGTTAGGTGATGAACCAGTAGAACATCCTTTAAATATTAATCGAGTCATTAGAATCAGCAAACAAGTAATTACACATTGGGAAAACAGAAGAGGAGTTTCTGTGCAACTATCTGACGAAGAATTAACAAATTTAATTACTGATGTAGAAACCCAATGGTCAGAAGATCAACGTGATACTTTTCTAAAACGATTAAGCCAATCTTATGAACCTTTCCGTCAGGTTACACCTGAGAAAAATACGGAGAAAAGCAAAGGCAAAGGTAAAGGCAAGAATACACCAGTTGAAGTAGAGATTTAG
- the cas2 gene encoding CRISPR-associated endonuclease Cas2, which produces MNVIVSYDISEDKRRTKVHKVLKSYGQWVQYSIFECQLSDTQYARLRLRLNKLIKPESDSILFYFLCACCLGKVERIGGEKIRDDTIFFAECADG; this is translated from the coding sequence ATGAATGTTATTGTGTCCTACGATATTTCAGAAGATAAGCGCCGTACCAAAGTTCACAAGGTTCTCAAATCCTATGGGCAGTGGGTACAGTACAGTATATTTGAGTGTCAACTGAGTGATACTCAGTATGCAAGGTTGCGTTTGCGTTTGAATAAGTTAATAAAGCCTGAAAGCGATAGTATCCTCTTTTACTTCCTATGTGCTTGCTGCCTGGGTAAAGTTGAACGTATCGGTGGTGAAAAAATTCGTGATGACACTATTTTCTTTGCTGAGTGCGCGGATGGGTAG
- a CDS encoding IS630 family transposase, giving the protein MRFIKDLNIDTIKLLNRIYKQSSHYQVKQRAHCILLSYKGKTISELMEIFQVTRGTIYNWMNDWEEYRLLGLYNRPGRGRKPIFNELQELQIKEWVKQSPKNLGKVLAQIEELWGVKVSKDTVKRILKNFEMTWRRFKRGLAGEPDPLEYKEKQEELTVLKQQDKSGEIDLRYLDETGFCLTPYIPYGWQEKGENIKIDSSRSRRLNVLGLMNCAQELDAYIFEGNVTSDVVISCLDKFAGNLQIKTIVVMDKASFHTSKKIQQKISEWQEKKLEIFWLPSYSPQLNLIEILWRFIKYEWIEIDAYSSWSNLVNYVEKVIRDFGEKYIINFA; this is encoded by the coding sequence ATGCGATTTATTAAAGATTTAAATATTGATACAATCAAATTACTTAACAGAATATATAAACAAAGTTCTCATTATCAAGTAAAACAGAGAGCGCACTGTATTTTGTTGAGCTATAAAGGAAAAACAATTTCGGAATTGATGGAAATTTTTCAAGTCACTCGAGGAACCATATACAATTGGATGAATGATTGGGAAGAATACAGATTGTTAGGACTATATAATCGCCCAGGGCGAGGCAGGAAACCAATTTTTAATGAACTTCAAGAGCTCCAAATCAAAGAGTGGGTAAAACAATCACCAAAAAATTTAGGAAAAGTATTAGCTCAAATTGAAGAGCTCTGGGGAGTCAAAGTTAGTAAAGATACAGTAAAACGAATTTTAAAAAACTTTGAAATGACATGGAGGAGATTTAAAAGGGGATTAGCAGGAGAGCCAGACCCACTGGAATATAAGGAAAAACAGGAGGAACTCACTGTTCTAAAACAACAAGATAAATCTGGGGAAATTGATTTAAGATATTTAGACGAAACCGGATTTTGTTTAACACCTTATATACCTTATGGATGGCAAGAAAAAGGAGAAAATATTAAAATTGATAGTAGTCGTAGTCGTCGCCTAAATGTACTAGGATTAATGAATTGTGCTCAAGAATTAGATGCCTATATATTTGAAGGAAATGTTACAAGTGATGTCGTTATCTCTTGTCTTGATAAATTCGCTGGAAATCTTCAAATAAAAACCATTGTAGTTATGGATAAAGCGTCTTTTCACACAAGCAAAAAAATCCAGCAAAAAATTAGCGAGTGGCAAGAGAAGAAATTAGAAATATTTTGGCTACCATCCTACTCCCCTCAATTAAATTTAATAGAAATTCTCTGGCGTTTTATCAAATATGAATGGATAGAAATAGATGCATACTCTAGTTGGTCAAATTTAGTTAACTATGTTGAAAAAGTCATTCGAGATTTTGGAGAAAAATACATAATTAATTTTGCATAG
- the cas1d gene encoding type I-D CRISPR-associated endonuclease Cas1d gives MGTVYVTQEDAFIGKVDERLHVKFEKKTILDVPLIKVDGVVVLGRATVSPAVISELLERHIPVTFLTETGRYLGRIEPEVTKNIFVRKAQWQAVGESAQAIHVVQSFVRGKLKNYRNVLIRRQRECSGLDLSKNVTGLEQAIAPIDTTKNINSLRGLEGAGSAAYFGCFNQLIRATEFTFNKRIRRPPTDPVNSLLSFGYSLLKHDIQSAVNIAGFDPYLGYLHCERYGRASLALDLMEEFRPLIVDAVVLSTLNKQLLTTADFLTEPLSGAVSLIPEGRKRFLQQYTQKKQSEFKHPVLGRKCSYQEAFEIQARLLAKYLMGEIEKYPPLVLK, from the coding sequence ATGGGTACAGTATACGTAACTCAAGAAGATGCTTTTATTGGGAAAGTAGATGAGCGACTACACGTCAAATTTGAGAAAAAGACGATTTTAGATGTACCACTAATTAAGGTAGATGGTGTTGTAGTTTTAGGAAGAGCTACGGTTTCACCTGCTGTGATATCTGAATTACTGGAGCGGCATATACCTGTTACATTTCTCACAGAAACTGGTCGTTACTTGGGAAGGATAGAACCCGAAGTAACTAAAAATATTTTTGTGCGTAAAGCCCAATGGCAAGCAGTAGGTGAGTCAGCCCAAGCAATTCATGTTGTACAAAGCTTTGTGCGTGGGAAGCTGAAAAACTACCGAAATGTGCTTATTCGTCGTCAACGTGAATGCTCAGGCTTAGATTTATCTAAGAATGTAACAGGTTTAGAGCAGGCAATCGCACCAATTGATACTACAAAAAACATTAATTCGCTGCGTGGTTTAGAAGGTGCTGGAAGCGCGGCTTATTTTGGTTGCTTTAATCAGCTGATTCGGGCTACAGAATTTACTTTTAACAAGCGTATTCGGCGACCACCAACAGATCCTGTTAATTCTTTACTTAGTTTTGGTTATTCCTTGTTAAAGCATGACATTCAAAGTGCAGTCAATATTGCAGGATTTGATCCATATTTAGGATATTTACACTGCGAACGCTATGGCAGAGCATCATTGGCATTGGATTTAATGGAAGAGTTTCGCCCCTTAATAGTAGATGCAGTAGTATTATCTACGTTAAATAAACAGTTGTTAACAACAGCAGATTTTCTCACAGAACCTTTGAGTGGGGCAGTTTCATTAATCCCAGAAGGACGAAAAAGATTTTTGCAGCAATATACACAAAAGAAACAATCCGAATTTAAACATCCTGTACTAGGGCGCAAATGTAGTTATCAGGAAGCGTTTGAAATTCAAGCTAGACTCTTGGCGAAATACTTAATGGGTGAAATTGAGAAATATCCCCCACTGGTTTTGAAGTAG
- the cas3 gene encoding type I-D CRISPR-associated helicase Cas3', with protein sequence MSNQRLVIRLEPRSISACASLPGELSFMKNALQHQVDVFEQSKDADIILDLAPTGTGKTNAGLTVLKHQPNKSAVYIAPTNALIQQQTEAAKKFVSDANLPHIIKSASAKDIKSWSNDKVGSRSGEKLYNVLRNPATVFPDVGANTPIILVTNPDIFYYATFFAYNQLDRGNIASGFYTKFSTVIFDEFHLYDAKQLVGMLFYLAYSHVFRFFQNGRKIVLLTATPEPACELALESLKQAGVKIARIDGELGNKNFLPSQTAVNLELRPKPESKEEWLAELTAEVVQRFRERPNENGAVILDSLDNINRLSTLLRQQGLGDYIGRITGPTPKKDRQRAMQCKIILATSTVDVGFNFERHPEPKRQNLDWLIFSARDRAAFWQRIGRVGRVLGKSEANIDSEVITYLPANAWKEGLTSLDTTGGRTALKEMVDNLPCLDKPFLTAYWRSEASLEIARPLLELEEVFENLPDAELVPKLFNTLKSVLEGKRNWEYYRHRMKVLRGAENIAKESLDNLKTGWKYLKGGQAFVKTYIKIKSPEEWDDLQSGRIKLDVYEDVFKEDDDLVTELKEFAKVFSTSYTPLFSFRYSLLDSLPIRDPYNLVTDEFGETQLDPFHLLRYYEFAQNGNFIEITSRATETYKLSFRMRYLGSRQEFANTELNKLTAFKNCKIVRSIGEAVRPTPELQALSKYLLPGVIICPRTNAAALFQLHKQGIVSYPITTVCNDGEKAYEILAGLSGILTMATKFKQLHLPDDEVFIAG encoded by the coding sequence ATGAGTAATCAAAGATTAGTTATCAGATTAGAACCGCGCAGTATTTCAGCTTGTGCATCTTTGCCAGGTGAACTATCTTTCATGAAAAATGCACTTCAGCATCAAGTTGATGTATTTGAACAATCTAAGGATGCAGATATTATCCTTGATTTAGCACCAACTGGTACAGGTAAAACCAATGCAGGACTCACAGTATTAAAACATCAGCCAAATAAAAGTGCTGTTTACATTGCTCCAACAAATGCTTTAATTCAACAGCAAACAGAAGCGGCAAAAAAGTTTGTTAGTGATGCTAACTTACCCCATATTATCAAATCAGCTTCAGCTAAAGATATTAAAAGCTGGTCTAACGATAAAGTTGGCAGTCGTTCGGGGGAGAAGCTGTATAATGTTTTGCGGAATCCAGCTACAGTTTTTCCTGATGTTGGGGCTAATACACCCATCATTTTAGTCACAAATCCTGATATCTTTTACTATGCAACTTTCTTTGCATATAATCAGCTAGATAGAGGTAATATTGCTAGTGGTTTTTACACCAAATTTTCTACAGTCATTTTTGATGAATTTCACCTATACGATGCGAAACAGTTAGTAGGAATGCTGTTTTATCTGGCATATTCTCACGTTTTTCGCTTTTTTCAGAACGGACGAAAGATAGTATTACTCACAGCTACACCAGAACCAGCTTGTGAATTAGCATTAGAAAGTTTAAAGCAAGCTGGTGTGAAGATAGCGAGAATTGATGGAGAATTAGGTAATAAGAATTTTTTGCCATCACAAACAGCAGTTAATCTGGAATTAAGACCTAAGCCAGAAAGTAAGGAAGAGTGGTTAGCAGAATTAACAGCAGAAGTCGTCCAACGTTTTCGAGAAAGGCCTAATGAAAATGGTGCTGTAATCCTTGACTCTCTTGATAATATTAATCGTCTATCAACTTTGTTAAGACAGCAAGGACTTGGTGATTACATCGGACGCATTACAGGCCCTACACCCAAAAAAGATAGACAAAGGGCTATGCAATGTAAAATTATTTTAGCTACTAGCACAGTAGATGTAGGATTTAATTTTGAAAGACATCCTGAACCGAAACGGCAAAACTTAGATTGGTTGATTTTTTCAGCGCGCGATCGCGCTGCATTTTGGCAGAGAATTGGTAGAGTAGGGCGTGTTTTGGGTAAATCTGAAGCTAACATTGACTCAGAGGTTATTACTTATTTACCTGCTAATGCATGGAAGGAAGGCTTAACTTCTCTTGACACTACTGGAGGACGTACAGCACTCAAAGAAATGGTTGATAACCTTCCATGTTTGGATAAGCCTTTTTTGACAGCCTATTGGCGTTCAGAAGCATCTTTAGAAATTGCGCGTCCTCTGTTGGAACTGGAAGAAGTTTTTGAAAATTTACCAGATGCAGAATTGGTTCCTAAATTGTTTAATACGTTAAAATCTGTTCTGGAAGGTAAACGTAATTGGGAATATTACCGCCACAGAATGAAAGTTTTACGCGGCGCGGAAAATATAGCTAAAGAATCTTTAGATAATTTAAAAACAGGCTGGAAATATCTTAAAGGTGGACAAGCTTTCGTAAAAACCTATATTAAGATAAAATCCCCTGAAGAGTGGGATGATTTACAATCTGGACGTATAAAATTAGATGTATACGAGGATGTTTTTAAAGAAGATGATGATTTAGTAACTGAACTAAAAGAATTTGCTAAGGTTTTTAGTACCAGCTATACTCCGTTATTTAGTTTTCGCTATAGCCTATTGGACAGCCTTCCTATTCGTGATCCTTACAATTTAGTCACAGATGAATTTGGAGAAACACAATTAGATCCTTTTCATTTATTGCGTTATTACGAATTTGCTCAAAATGGTAATTTTATCGAAATCACCAGCCGTGCTACTGAAACTTATAAACTTAGCTTTAGAATGCGTTATCTTGGTAGCAGGCAGGAGTTTGCTAATACAGAGTTAAATAAGCTAACAGCTTTTAAAAATTGTAAAATTGTCCGTAGTATTGGAGAAGCAGTACGCCCGACACCAGAATTACAGGCATTATCAAAATATCTATTACCAGGAGTAATTATTTGTCCTCGGACTAATGCTGCTGCTCTTTTCCAATTACATAAACAAGGAATTGTTTCTTATCCTATAACTACTGTTTGTAATGATGGCGAAAAAGCATACGAAATTTTAGCAGGGTTGTCAGGAATCTTAACAATGGCAACGAAGTTTAAACAGTTACATCTCCCAGATGATGAGGTTTTTATTGCAGGATGA
- the cas5d gene encoding type I-D CRISPR-associated protein Cas5/Csc1 gives MSTIPFQQAKLVELYCLEPVFFASRELSDTYYTEGVIGNYALTYALGRVNSPYRLQGQATGRPTYKEDLQPIAQDFYILPASPVGSVTFRFERFNALSDSYWYAMTNNRVATAREDLPLQRQGKKPSSFRPSNFPQTGRLRMIERRNKFQTLVFGNNQLPNYIRLGKFMSKVKVNVLNEFPVILLPEGEYQSQHYLNAADLPQQIEALAFDLISIPPAPIIKNLRFRGAAWQLGEMVVPAGLKFCGRESNNE, from the coding sequence ATGTCAACAATTCCTTTTCAGCAGGCAAAACTTGTTGAATTATACTGTCTTGAACCAGTGTTTTTTGCCTCTAGGGAGTTGTCTGATACCTATTACACTGAGGGGGTAATTGGGAATTATGCTCTTACCTATGCTTTAGGTAGAGTAAATTCCCCCTATCGCCTCCAAGGTCAGGCTACCGGACGACCAACCTACAAAGAAGATTTACAACCCATAGCGCAGGATTTTTATATCTTACCAGCTTCACCAGTAGGTAGTGTGACATTCAGATTTGAACGTTTCAATGCTCTTTCTGATTCTTACTGGTATGCAATGACTAATAACCGTGTTGCTACGGCGCGGGAAGATTTACCATTACAACGCCAAGGGAAAAAACCAAGTTCATTTAGACCGAGTAATTTTCCGCAAACTGGAAGACTACGGATGATTGAACGCAGAAACAAATTTCAAACTTTGGTATTTGGAAATAATCAATTACCCAATTATATTCGCCTTGGTAAATTCATGAGTAAAGTCAAGGTGAATGTGCTTAATGAATTTCCTGTGATTTTACTACCAGAAGGTGAATATCAAAGTCAACACTATCTAAATGCTGCTGATTTACCCCAGCAAATAGAGGCTTTAGCGTTCGATTTAATTTCTATCCCTCCTGCACCCATCATTAAAAATCTTCGTTTTCGGGGTGCTGCTTGGCAACTTGGAGAAATGGTTGTACCAGCAGGTTTAAAATTTTGCGGCAGAGAAAGTAACAATGAGTAA
- the cas6 gene encoding CRISPR-associated endoribonuclease Cas6: MPHSLVLNIIPQSPIYPEFLTGRHYHALFLTLISFVDKSLGDYLHSSNADKAFTLSPLQIQQEYKQNHHTLQFSYQKPITAGTPCWWRISLLDDSLFKRLTPLWFNLNPEHPWHLGSANLHITSIQGTPQLTQSWANACTYTQLYEKASDRERNLNFSFATPVSFRQGGYDTVLPVKEYVFNSLLSRWNKYSGIEIASIPLESVYPSAFNINTEVVSNYESKFIGCVGGISYRMLGNVEALAIKRINALADFALYAGLGRKTTMGMGMVRRL; this comes from the coding sequence ATGCCCCATAGTCTCGTACTTAATATAATTCCTCAGTCTCCCATATACCCTGAATTTTTAACTGGCAGGCACTACCACGCTTTATTTCTAACCCTAATCAGTTTTGTCGATAAATCTTTGGGAGACTATTTACACTCCTCTAACGCAGATAAAGCTTTTACTCTCTCACCATTGCAAATCCAACAAGAATATAAGCAAAATCATCATACTTTGCAATTTAGTTATCAAAAACCTATCACGGCTGGTACTCCTTGCTGGTGGCGTATCTCTCTGCTTGATGACAGTCTATTTAAAAGATTAACTCCACTGTGGTTTAATCTTAACCCAGAACACCCTTGGCATTTAGGTTCGGCCAACTTACACATTACTAGTATTCAAGGTACACCACAATTAACGCAATCTTGGGCTAATGCTTGTACCTATACACAACTTTATGAAAAAGCATCAGACCGCGAGCGCAATTTGAACTTTAGCTTTGCAACACCTGTATCTTTCCGTCAAGGAGGATATGATACTGTCCTCCCTGTTAAAGAATATGTGTTTAATAGCCTTCTTAGCCGTTGGAATAAATATAGTGGAATTGAGATTGCTAGTATTCCCCTTGAGTCAGTTTATCCAAGCGCTTTTAATATCAACACTGAAGTTGTTAGTAACTATGAGAGTAAGTTTATAGGTTGTGTTGGTGGAATTAGCTATCGAATGCTGGGGAATGTTGAAGCATTAGCAATTAAACGCATAAATGCATTGGCTGACTTTGCACTATACGCAGGATTAGGGCGTAAAACAACAATGGGGATGGGAATGGTACGCCGATTGTAA